The Magnolia sinica isolate HGM2019 chromosome 9, MsV1, whole genome shotgun sequence sequence caataatttccagtttggtccgctcaatttctagtttgtcccgctcatttttcagtttgtcccgctcattttctagtttggcccgctcattttctagttaggccagtttggcccgcttaatgtttagctcactcaatttctagtttggcccgctcattttccagtttggcctgcttaatttccagtttggcccgctcaattcctgctaaattcgcttcacttcacggtcattcccggcaattccgtgttgattcacgatcatttccatgcatttcacggtcaatcccggtgattccgtgttgattcacggtcatttccatgcacttcacggtcatttcccttcacttcacggtcatttccatgcatttcacggtcaattccagtgattccgtttcatttcacggtcatttcccttcactaattttggtttagaatgtattcttgctatatgaataaagaaagaaatgagataaAGTATAaccatgaattttttttaatatgcttatatatatacacatatttatataaaatatgtgttagagaaaaattgtaggtagaataaaattttacatgtcaaAACAGGATTacgactatagctacggttataatccgtagccatagattcggTGATCAATCGCGAATCCTGCGATTCCGCCCCAACTTgctgtcccattcggggatcaatcGTAGATCCTGTGATTCTAccgccgatctatggctacggattataaccgtagcaatatcTGTATTCCTATATCTGTATTCCACCGCCCCAACtcgctttcatttttttttcccattctttttttttttttttttttttttctgttgtaatccccacatccttttgtgggtccaatcatgaggtctgtgttatatccccacAAAGAGATGATGGATAAGAAGCATTACCTTGAAGCTACATGTATAATCTTTGCAGCTTTTTCCCTCAGTTCAGGACTACCAACAGTAGAACCAGATGCTCCAGCAATTATGAAAGAACTGAAGTCCTGATCTGTGGCACTCCCATTCCTAAAGGATGGACGAAAATCAGGCAAGCAAGACAAAATGCCTTGCAATGAAGAGTCAATGCGCAACAGGGTCACTTTTAAGTGCTCCTTCTCATTTCCTGGAGGGTAAATTGTATTCACTCGTTAGAAAGTAGTAATCGTATGGAGTTTCGAAAGTAATTACAAAGACATAAAAGAAAGATGcctttagcatttttttttttaattcaaaaaatatatGCATTTGAAGAATCGTATTATATGGCATGCCCACTTCATGGAGTTTGATGAATTGTGCACCAAAACTTCTCCAATTGTACATATGGCACCTGTTTCCGGTGATCAGGACCTTTTGGCTCAGTGACCACCACATGGACGGGCCTTATCCTAGAAAGCGAACCAATCAGACTGGTAGCCATCCAGCCAGTGACCTAAAAAGGAGCAGCTAGCTCAATAAAAGAGCAATGGATTGCATTCAATGGGAAAACTCCCAACAATCAGCTAATTCAGGCTGTCCAATCACTACAATTGTTGGCCTCTAGCCCATCAACATTATGGCCACCAGAGAAGTCCGGAAAAACATGTGTTTACCTCATCTGTGATGGACACAGCAATTCATAGATATTCTAGGAAGTGCAAACCATACTAGAACACACAATAGTTCGGATATGAACCTATAATAGCAAAAAATTACTTCTCtagacttttttcttcttttttttttttgaaagatgaaatgaactttattgAGGCTAAAGCCAAAAAGCAAACAAAGGAAGatacaaagaaaaggaaaataactaTACAAACAATCCACAAGAACTAGTCTGGATAtattaagaaaaaataataaactaCAAACACTTGCATAGAAGTAGCATACAAAATTTAGGTCATGAAAAGCCAGGATTGGAATACTCCAGTACAATCCTTTCTGACGATAATTATGCATTCTCCCTTATCAGAAAAATCGACTATCACATTCGCTCATGTGAAAAACAGAGTGCATCAGAACATTTTTGTGTGATAAATTTCTACATCTGTTTGTGGGTAAAATAGAAAAGTGCAACAGAACAGAATTAATTTAAAAGGAAAGGCAGTAGCATACCTGGATCAGAATGAATTTTGTTCTGACATATTTTGAGAAGATCATCTAAAGCTGATCGAAAATGAAGGTCTAAAAGTTCATTTGCAAACAGCACTTCATCCTCACTAGGAATGTGCCACTTAGGGGTCAATGATGGCTCTTTGTTCTGATAATCTTTTGTGCTAATCCATTCTTCTAATACAGCAGCAGCAGGATGATGTGAAAAGCACCTGGACATCCGGGAAAGTTACATTCtagcagagaaaaaaaaaaaaaaaaaactactaagaCAAGCAAGCAACACACTGAGGCAGCAAATCCAACTGATATGCAGGAAGAGGCATTGTATGATGCTTGGTCCCAAGGAACTTCTTTTTTCAACACAACAATGTTGCAAGTGGCCCACCTTTCTGTCACCGAAATCATTTACCTAGTGGGCACCATCATGGATGGGTCTACCCACCCACACTAACGCACGCATACACGCCCACGTACACATGCACACgcagatagagatagagagagagagagagaggtgcataCTTGTCATGTCAACAGGATAATAAATGACCAGGCTACCAAGAAGGGAGCGAAGAACGTGATCCCCCGCTCCATTAACCTATCAAACaataaaaatattcaaataaCAGGAACAGGAAATCCCAAAACCAGTAAAAACCCAGATAAAGATTAATTAAATGCATAATGCAGAACTGCTGCAGAGAATATCATATTGCTAGAGACAGCTAAAAGACCTTCCAGGAAGGAGCTTCAAATGCAGATGCAATTGCATCTTTGAATTGATCCCCGTACCGAAGCAGCACAGGACCTCCATAACTGATCGCAACCGATAACACCTTCAGTTGATAATCAATTGCTGTTTCTAGAGCTGGAGAAAGTGTTGCCtgggaaataaaataaaataattttcatACAAGAACTCCCATTAAGGGATAAAAACCATAGGAAAAAAGTTTGTTGAAGAGAGAAACGTTGGTTGAAAAAGAACCATCAGTAATTCCTCTCCCACCAAAGCCAGAGATGGGGATTCCTTTCAAAGAGGAGATGACAGAATTCAAGATCGGTTCAATAAGGTGCACAACTGCCTCCTCTGGATTAGAGTGAACACATGCACAACAAAGAAGCCCGACCTCCGCAATAGCTCCAGGAAGAATATTAGTGTTGACAAACTTGGCAATTTTCTTCAATGCCTACAAATATTAAGGAAATAGAGATCATACATATCAGATGATGATCCAGACATGGACAAATGTGAACTAGGGAACTGATGGAAGTGGTTTTCAGGTGTAAGAACTAAAAATCCTGCGATTCCGCCCCAACTCgctgtcccattcggggatcaatcGTAGATCTCACGATTCCActgccgatctatggctacggattataactgtagctttatctgtattccttttttttttttaaaaaaaaaaaaaaaaaaaaaaacatggaatcaATCATCTTTGCCTTAACCTTTCCCTCACTATTTTCTGACCTTTTTTTAAGTACATATTTATCTTTATGCTTCAATGCTAGCATTATTAAACCTGAGATCTGCATCCGTGAATTTCTTGGTTTCCATGCAGAGAGACCTCACAGACCACCCTTCTCTTGAGGTTATAAAATTCAAACATAGAGTAATTTATATTAGACTTTCAACATTTAGGTTAGAAATAAACAATCTGAGTTTATGTGGACATTTTCCATTAATGAATGTAAGGTTGAGTTCATGACCTACACATGCATGTGTACCTCCTCCCGTTGAGAGTTTTGAATGAATACTTCTTTTATTTGGGAAAGTACATACTAGTAGGCATACTAGTCATGATGCAATGTACACTGAAATGAGAAAAAGGTATAACTAAAATGTTGATAAAGCAGGCCAAAAACATCACCATTCAGTAACAAATGCACATCCACCCATGCCTGCCTAACTTATGCCCATTTGTGTTGCATCCATCTTGGCATTTTAGGCTCCACTGTTGTTGTTGTTCATGCCGCATCTTATCCACATGTGAGGTGCTACCTCAAAGGGGGTGAGTTGTGCTTCAAGAGTACAAAGAAAAGAAATGCGAGGCCTGCAAACAATGACACTTGGGTTCTTCAAGCAAGCTCAAGAAAAAGGCCAGTTGGGTTTGCAGCAAGCATTAGCATAAAGCGTCAAGGCTAGAGATTGGTTCTTCAAGAAAAAggacacactacaagaaaagggggttttagcctcggttcaaaattgaggctaaaaagattaaaaactgaggctaaagcctttaacctcagttttgcctcagttatccaaaccgaggttgaaacccttgtggctaaaggctttagccttagttttagcaaccgaggctaaaatgactattatagcctcggttcttcaagtgaggctaaaaacctttttaACTTCAATTtcctcgaaatgaggctaaatcaaaaatttagcctccattgttttcaactgagactaaatccaaattttagcctcaattgcctctaaccgaagctaaatctatttttaacctcggttctcaacaaccgaggctaaagtctttagccacggGAATTTCAGGCATAGttatcaacaaccgaggctaaattcaagcctcagttacaaattgaggctaaatttattttttttatttttttaaatatttatttaaactactaatccatttATTCAAttcactcatgaaacaatcaatcatgaaagccacaataccaacaaaacagttaacaacagtctatttaaagtttaactcaatcaaactgttacacaacattaGATTCCACAGATAATACAAAGTCATCACCGGTGCCGTCATGCTTGGCGGACCCTGAGATAACACTGCCCGTCCATCTTCTGCTGCTTTTGCTGTTATCCGCTGCATTACAAAATAACAAACAGCAAATAACTCATCACAACACAAAAAAGAAACCAAAGTGCAGAACAATGAGTCAACACATTTTTCCTCCACTATTGTGTTATCCGCTGCATTACAAAATAACAAACAACAAATAACTTATCACGCAGCTTGTTATACCTGGAAAAAACAGGTCAGTGGTTACTCCAAACATAAGCTAGATCCGCGCAACTGAAAATTGCCAACAAGGCAAACCGGAAAGCCTGACCAGCACATCATCCATAGCTAGAAGCCTGGGAAAACAGTGGCGAGAATAAGAACACAACTAAATATCTAGTATGCCTCTTAATGAATTTGAATGAATATCAGAAACAGGGAGAACAAGCACTTACTGCTGCTTTACAAAGTGGACCTTGACCCCAGGCAATTCAACAAACTCTGGCCATATCTTTGCGCTTGGTGTGCCCAGAGTTCGGAATATTTGAAATGAAGTAAAACCACAATAACTGATTAAAACAGTGCAGCTAATAATAGGCATGAGAAGAAGTTGTGCAGAGTAGAAACCTTGTCAAGCTGATCAAATTCAGTTTTCCCATTGAATAACAGTTCCTTCGCTAAAAGTTCTGCCATTATACAACCTAGCGACCACATGTCAATAGCCGTTGAATATTGCTTTGCTCCCAATAGAAGTTCAGGTGCCCTGTGAGTTACGAAGCAATGAAAACTACAATGAGGTTGCCTAGAAATTGCAATATGTTATTGAAAGGAATTGACTGACATAGGCAAGACTACCATGATCAGCAAGATGAACTAGGTCCTCAATGGAAGAACTTAGAGATAGAAGAAAGAACAAAAAACATGTTTTTGACCCATATCATGCGAAAATCTTGGAAAAGAAAATATGTAATGAAATAGAAGAAAGCACGGGTACAACATCTAAGAGCAGGCCAAAATTGATTTTGTCCGAACCAATCACATGTATAAGAAAAGTggacccctaaaaagtttttaatggtcgacgctcattcaacactgtttccagtttgtcccactcaatttccagtttcatTTGACATAAATCACTATGCATGCTTCAAAAAATCAGTACAATGCAAGGCTTGTCGATGGGATTAAAGGGCAGAAAATGTACTTTTGTTAGATTTGCTAGTCCCTGTAGGAAAAACAGTTGCTTATAGTTTTTCTCTgagttattgaatgaatgattgtaataagattagtagtgaagttaaagtcttatttaggtacattTTCCATGCATTTCTCGGTCAAGGGCGTTcccttcatggtcaatcccgacgattccatgCATTTCTAGTGACCTTACTGGCCAAAAATGACCCATATAGGGTTAGTATGGGGTATAAGTTCCACTAGGGCCATTTAGATCAAAACTAGAGTTATATATAACCCCATTTTCTCACACCTCTCTACCCTACACGAATTTATGAAATCTCCTTTTCTTCATGTTATTAATGGTGTGGGATGATAGTACTCCTAGATAAATTTTGCTTTGCATTGAGTACTGCATTATTTCAACCACATGCAAACcgctcatctagtgggccattgcTTGAAAAGCAGCTGCAACACTTCCATTAACCTGTTAAGTTCGTAAATTCTTTCATTGAAGAGGAGAAATGTTTTGGCTATATGTGAGAGAAATTTGGTAGGGGAGTGAGATTTTTAGTGGGAGTGGCACCTAGGTAGAAGGTTTGTGCAACTAAGGATTTAAGCCATTGGACACCTTGATATCCACCGGCCAACACCTCTCCGGTCATCAAGGATAGCATTGATCTAGAACATCAAGAGTTTTCATAGTCAGGCCTGTTTGGATAGGAAGAATCCAAAATGTGCATATTGGAAACCTCCATGGAAAACTAAAAATGTGAAAATCATGGAAGGAATCCACAGTCTGCAATTTGTTTTGCAACTAAAATTTCCACagaaatttatttgtttttacttttgccattgtttggattgatGCTCTTTTTAGTGTGAAAAACCAAAAAGAACTCTCAATGGTTGGTTGGTGTCTCCAGCGAAGAGAGGAAATGCCCACGGAGTAGCTTGTTTGGGAGACATCAACTCAAATAAATAGAAAAGATTGTGTGGACCACTGGGCAAATCCAAAATCCCAATATCAAATTggatgaacaatcctaacctctagcTCGCGAACATTTGTTTGCGTAAATGGGACAGTTAGATATTTTTCATtgttaactgtccaataaatgtccaccaatctgatggtcagataatcatataagctcaatttttggttcatgaaacATCTACACTGGGTAACATAATTTGGACAGCCTAATTTGACTACTCATATGCaacatgtgcaatttctaagtgcatgtggatcatccatcacactctgccagagtatcagagtTTTTCTGTATTTTTTTGGAAACCTGTCTCTATAATCCCTTCGTAGATTTGCTTTGTGCTCGTCTTTTAATCTTCAGCTATCATTTTGTGATCTGAACTGCTTTTATCAagttttactgcaattttacaaGGTTTGCTTATGAAATATCTCTCACTCAAGAGTCAAGTCTATCAGTAGTTTCATATTTTGCTGCTGTTTGATATTCACATGTTCAGTTTTGTGATCTTCTTTCCTTTCTGCAGAATTTTAAAGTAGGTCCACTGGTTGGTTTCCACAATTTTCAATGCATTTGTgtaattttcttgcaatttctcACTGAAATTGATTAGCAATTTGCCCTTTGCTATGGTCTGTTCTTTGTATGTTAGGCactggttttcttttctttgtgcaGTCCTTGCATTATACTACAATAAATGGTCTGAACTAAGCTTCTATAATTTTTGTGGTTATTGATAAAAAGAAAATCTGAAGATTCTGAACTGTGCTCTTTTGAGTTgctttttacaattatttttttttggcaattTTCTAATGGAATCAATATGCTAAAATAGATTCCACTTGTTAGTTTTCTAGAAAGTTTCCCCAGTCACTGCTGGTATTAATTGTTATTTGATGACACCAATTAGCAGGTTTGCTTCCTGCTTTTGATCTGTGTAAATTAGGTTGTCTTTTCTTTCTGCGTATTTTTCATTACAGTTCTGTTTACCCTAGTGATAATCTTAATTTGATTTCTAATGACTTTTGTATGGTTTTAGCATACTAGGTTTTGAGAACAAATAGAGTGGGATAAGTTGCTTCAAGTCACATAAACTGCTTTTggtctttttatttattaatttaatttcttTTCAGTTCTAGGAATTTATACTCTTGATTGGAAATTCTGCAAAACCAGAAATTTCCTGTTTTTACAACTTCTCTAGACTTCCAACTGGAATGGCTGTCGTCCCCCAACAAGGCATTTTGGGGCTTTGAAAGAAAAGAGTTTTGCCTCCCCCTCTGTTTTGGTATGTTGAGAAAAggtggcctatatatatatatatatataaactgaatTAGATCTAGCAAAACAGCTTTAGACATATGTACTTTCTCTTTAGTTTTCTTGCTACATTgtgagtttattttttattttatttattttattttttttgaaattatccatggggacatttaactcttttttttcctcctgttgttgttgttgttactattattattatttgttagaGTTCTGTGTATCTTTgctatttctcttttttcttttttctttttgcagaaTTTTATTTGAAGTCTTTCTGTAAGAACTTCTCAGACTGAAACATTTTTTCTATTTCTGCGATTTTTGCTCTGTATTTCCTCTTCTGATAAAGCGGCTGTGGTAGAAGGCCTTTCTTTGCTGGTTCTGCAGCTCAATTTTGAGAATCTGGTTTAATTCGCCTTTTTAGCAATGGATTCA is a genomic window containing:
- the LOC131254970 gene encoding proteasome activator subunit 4-like; the protein is MISVTERCFSHHPAAAVLEEWISTKDYQNKEPSLTPKWHIPSEDEVLFANELLDLHFRSALDDLLKICQNKIHSDPGNEKEHLKVTLLRIDSSLQGILSCLPDFRPSFRNGSATDQDFSSFIIAGASGSTVGSPELREKAAKIIHVASR